The region GGGGAAATCGGAGATGAGACGATTTCTTTATTCGAATCTTACCTGTTAAAATAAGAAATTATCATATCTTTCCTCATGAAAGGGTGTTCAATAATGAGAATGGCAACAGTATTTATTTCTGCATACGCAAAAGCACCGCAAAATACAGTAATGTATGAAAACAATAAACAAATTGGAGTAATGCTTGAAATTCATAAACAAAATCATATTGTAGTGAATGCAGACGCTACTTTTATCACAGCTTTAACAAAAGACTATCTAAAGCGAATGGTTATTGGGGTGGATTTCAGCAAGGATATCAGCCCACTGCTTAAAGGGATTGAACAGGATTTTTTGATCCAATCTCAAGGGGCACTAATTGTTGCGCTAAAAGTCGCTCATCAAAAATATCATGATAATTTTTTACAAGAAAAATAATAATAGCTG is a window of Pueribacillus theae DNA encoding:
- a CDS encoding DUF3870 domain-containing protein; protein product: MRMATVFISAYAKAPQNTVMYENNKQIGVMLEIHKQNHIVVNADATFITALTKDYLKRMVIGVDFSKDISPLLKGIEQDFLIQSQGALIVALKVAHQKYHDNFLQEK